In the Podospora bellae-mahoneyi strain CBS 112042 chromosome 4, whole genome shotgun sequence genome, one interval contains:
- a CDS encoding hypothetical protein (EggNog:ENOG50KOG3017; COG:A; COG:D; COG:K), producing the protein MANKQEIQDTEELLKKQSLPPPHIVDSNTPIIPSEKDAPKPSSLAPSNATNPSDILKAITLHNSLRRSRNIPSLTYDKFLEDSARQWAEHLAKNIGKLQLAADTSQGENIYWVSGGGIEKEPCVNVTRSCLNEGRWYRGQKVGDPAEGVTGHHTQCMWPRTRKGWDCSCGGCEWGWKERSLCCC; encoded by the coding sequence ATGGCAAACAAGCAGGAGATACAGGACACCGAGGAATTACTCAAGAAACAGTcactccctccaccacataTAGTTGACAGTAATACACCTATTATCCCCTCTGAAAAAGACGCACCCAAGCCATCTTCTCTTGCGCCCTCCaatgccaccaacccctcagACATCCTGAaagccatcaccctccacAACTCCCTCCGCCGGTCTAGAAACATTCCCTCTCTTACCTACGACAAATTCCTCGAAGATTCCGCCCGTCAATGGGCAGAACACCTAGCCAAAAACATCGGCAAACTCCAGCTTGCAGCGGACACTAGTCAAGGAGAGAACATTTACTGGGTGAGCGGCGGTGGAATCGAGAAAGAACCATGTGTGAATGTGACGAGGAGCTGTCTGAACGAAGGGCGATGGTATAGGGGGCAGAAAGTGGGGGATCCGGCGGAGGGTGTGACTGGGCATCATACTCAGTGTATGTGGCCGAGGACAAGAAAGGGTTGGGATTGCAGCTGTGGAGGGTGTGAGTGGGGATGGAAAGAGAGGAGTTTATGTTGTTGCTAG
- a CDS encoding hypothetical protein (EggNog:ENOG503P9RT; COG:N): MAESTSPIPFKRLEQIASDACNSVLENVEFYEHPKTAGWNETIIQKVLKALMSEATPAGASSPQYKFAINSTIVQHVVPTSQLNKPTSTGTTDAEAAATAKKQAGRRGMHSATGGYWNEKTDGMWSYKWDGDAKGLDVVLMLIWIAV, encoded by the exons ATGGCTGAGTCCACCTCT CCAATTCCCTTCAAGCGTCTCGAGCAGATTGCTTCCGAT GCCTGCAACAGCGTTCTCGAGAACGTCGAGTTTTACGAGCACCCCAAGACCGCAGGATGGAATGAGACCATTATC CAAAAAGTCCTCAAGGCGCTAATGTCCGAGGCCACCCCCGCCGGCGCCTCATCCCCCCAGTACAAGTTcgccatcaacagcaccatCGTCCAGCACGTCGTCCCAACCTCCCAGCTCAACAAGCCGACAAGTACAGGCACCACCGACGCCGAGGCTGCTGCCACGGCGAAGAAGCAGGCTGGCCGTCGGGGCATGCACAGCGCGACGGGCGGTTACTGGAACGAGAAGACGGATGGAATGTGGAGCTACAAGTGGGATGGCGATGCCAAGGGGCtggatgtggtgttgatgcttATCTGGATTGCCGTTTAG
- a CDS encoding hypothetical protein (EggNog:ENOG503P74F; COG:S) yields MRPQSAALPGKRKFHSDDTNAPSSKKKRTGTGRLEGRSSHNIQSQTQASPPSSSTNPQNASPFAQIYNPVLERIVPKYEVKAMSVIPSTSISKHVDKAFQHLGRFSAWDDTVLPGVVLLCAKSTSSNKLISIAELIRRRIGESEQKWYQYNILSETVVYDDPRMQKAADDFPSIVEETHMDVEGEGDGHQGNAEGGAAEEVYFESMRPIIQEQAVDPAKPKYKAHMTVLLSRVPLEELRVLANVGAQTNEQTIDDIRCRKDGMAR; encoded by the coding sequence ATGCGTCCACAGTCAGCAGCGCTGCCTGGAAAGCGCAAATTCCACAGCGACGATACCAATGCCCCCTCCTCGAAAAAGAAGCGAACCGGTACCGGCCGACTAGAAGGACGCTCATCCCACAATATCCAGTCACAAACACAAGCTTCCCCACCTtcgtcatcaacaaacccacAAAATGCAAGCCCCTTCGCTCAGATCTACAACCCTGTCCTCGAGAGAATCGTCCCCAAATACGAAGTCAAAGCCATGAGCGTCATCCCCTCCACGAGCATATCCAAGCACGTCGATAAGGCCTTCCAGCACCTCGGCCGGTTCAGCGCCTGGGACGACACAGTCCTTCCCGGCGTGGTGCTTCTTTGCGCCAAGTCGaccagctccaacaagcTTATCTCCATTGCGGAACTGATCAGGAGGCGAATTGGCGAGTCAGAGCAAAAGTGGTACCAGTACAACATCCTGAGCGAGACGGTGGTGTACGACGACCCTCGGATGCAGAAGGCAGCCGACGATTTCCCCTCGATAGTGGAGGAGACACACATGGAtgtggagggcgagggagacggtCACCAGGGCAAtgctgagggtggtgctgcggaggaggtgtacTTTGAGTCAATGAGACCCATCATTCAAGAGCAGGCTGTCGACCCGGCCAAACCAAAATACAAGGCGCATATGACGGTTCTCTTATCGAGGGTTCCATTGGAGGAGCTCAGGGTCTTGGCAAACGTGGGCGCTCAAACAAATGAGCAAACTATCGATGATATCCGGTGCAGGAAGGATGGTATGGCTCGTTAG
- the nrf1 gene encoding GTPase regulator Nrf1 (BUSCO:EOG09265IBC; EggNog:ENOG503P2Q0; COG:O; COG:U), which produces MSSQPLLQTAPGKRIALPTRVEPKVFFANERTFLSWLNFTVILGALAIGMLNFGDRPAFISAFLFTGVAMATMIYALITYHWRAKSIRMRGQAGFDDRFGPTFLAIILLLAVVVNFVLRITYSHQEGEKP; this is translated from the exons ATGTCCAGccaaccactcctccaaACCGCCCCAG GCAAGCGCatcgccctccccacccgCGTCGAGCCAAAAGTCTTCTTCGCCAACGAGCGCACCTTCCTCTCATGGCTCAACTTCACCGTCATCCTCGGTGCCCTCGCCATCGGCATGCTCAACTTTGGTGACCGCCCCGCCTTCATCTCCGCCTTCTTGTTCACCGGCGTGGCGATGGCGACCATGATTTATGCCCTGATAACGTACCACTGGCGAGCAAAGTCTATACGGATGAGGGGGCAGGCCGGGTTCGACGACAGGTTTGGCCCCACGTTTTTGGCGATTattctgctgctggcggtggtggtcaactTTGTGTTGAGGATCACGTACTCGCAtcaggagggggagaagccTTGA
- a CDS encoding hypothetical protein (COG:S; EggNog:ENOG503NXRZ) produces MQALVQESPMFRFWSNDPRGSNKTVEDGHLLSTCPGSAVNAPGASSEEPLTPISPKRRRPSFVDTTACPTAKRIKTEEHPGGLPSPTSACADNEDKNMLRGSSKSSNLERAKDAIQYQFGLEILLKHDELRLIDQELAKCQIALEQLRRCHLIPYPVQCPTPSQMLEISSGKGPVLQPKAGQPVPKWAPPFGVVDGPYARHYAKWLIPDPMFDGIQPEAPGLTETGRARNVTAEGRATRNSMSDAGSFGKQRPARGNAGQRLNALSSGYPPVKDKQSPCTVKRSDGLTVKLVCIDCHRWDFSSTQGFINHCRIAHRRDFKSHEEAAVHCGHPIEVDDSGVIIADENKGPAPTPSVPSGLIHPLARKESISDQQAYKNILARINASLELYHAGKLPNVKCIPRARKPSGSNAAGSSSAGFVASSDAPYLSQLMQKKKLSGNLKDELNEAKVKMDWDMLSPGEDSDMDLCSGSDRAATSNKVSGSVARTPAVMRMPARSAVSPSQPPVVPRPASSKSQALAAAAGADAELDADSPETPSYDDEMDVELSPNTMASNNAPSLVSDDGEYDDSDDAASDSSDAMEIESVSDVAEINLEEDVDVRDSAPRPIQHCRKINNTDKLKKDENRHVTFVSPGPVPKANTKGRRKQKM; encoded by the coding sequence ATGCAGGCTCTTGTCCAGGAATCGCCCATGTTTCGCTTTTGGTCCAACGACCCAAGGGGAAGCAACAAGACAGTAGAAGATGGTCACCTGCTATCAACGTGTCCCGGTTCCGCTGTGAATGCTCCCGGCGCATCCTCTGAGGAACCTCTCACACCCATCTCACCCAAAAGGCGCCGACCGAGCTTTGTCGATACCACCGCCTGCCCAACAGCCAAGCGCATCAAGACGGAAGAGCATCCCGGTGGTCTGCCGTCGCCCACCTCGGCATGCGCCGATAACGAGGACAAGAACATGCTGCGCGGGTCCAGCAAGAGTTCCAACCTCGAGCGTGCCAAGGATGCGATCCAGTACCAGTTCGGGCTCGAGATCCTCCTCAAGCACGACGAGCTTCGACTCATCGACCAGGAGTTGGCCAAGTGCCAGATTGCGCTCGAGCAACTCCGCCGGTGTCACCTGATTCCCTATCCTGTCCAATGTCCGACTCCCAGCCAGATGCTGGAGATTAGCAGCGGAAAGGGCCCTGTGCTTCAACCAAAAGCCGGTCAACCCGTACCCAAATGGGCGCCGCcttttggtgttgtcgacGGTCCTTATGCCCGTCATTATGCTAAGTGGCTTATCCCCGATCCCATGTTTGATGGCATTCAGCCCGAGGCCCCCGGCCTTACAGAGACTGGCCGGGCTAGAAATGTCACGGCGGAAGGTAGGGCGACGAGGAACAGCATGTCGGATGCGGGCAGCTTTGGCAAGCAACGCCCTGCCCGTGGAAACGCAGGCCAGAGGCTCAATGCCCTATCCAGTGGATACCCTCCGGTCAAAGACAAGCAATCCCCGTGCACTGTCAAGCGTTCTGATGGCCTTACGGTCAAGTTGGTGTGCATCGACTGCCACAGATGGGACTTTTCAAGCACCCAAGGCTTCATCAACCACTGTCGTATTGCTCACAGACGGGATTTCAAGAGCCACGAGGAAGCCGCTGTTCATTGTGGTCACCCTATCGAGGTCGATGACAGCGGAGTCATCATTGCCGATGAGAACAAGGGCCCTGCGCCCACGCCCTCCGTTCCCTCTGGATTGATCCATCCCCTGGCCCGTAAGGAGTCTATTTCTGACCAGCAGGCTTACAAAAACATCCTTGCTCGCATCAACGCTTCGCTGGAGCTTTACCATGCCGGGAAGCTGCCCAATGTTAAGTGCATACCCCGTGCTCGCAAGCCGTCAGGGTCTAATGCCGCCGGGTCGTCCTCTGCTGGTTTCGTTGCTTCTTCCGATGCGCCTTATCTGTCCCAGCTGatgcagaagaagaagttgagTGGTAACCTGAAGGATGAGTTGAACGAGGCCAAGGTCAAGATGGATTGGGATATGCTCTCTCCTGGCGAGGACTCTGATATGGATTTGTGTTCTGGATCGGATCGTGCTGCAACATCAAACAAGGTTTCCGGCTCAGTTGCGCGGACGCCTGCTGTTATGCGGATGCCGGCACGCTCTGCTGTGTCTCCCTCCCAGCCACCGGTTGTTCCCCGCCCCGCCAGTAGCAAGAGTCAGGCTTtggctgccgccgctggtGCTGATGCCGAACTTGATGCCGACTCGCCAGAGACCCCGAGCTATGATGATGAAATGGATGTGGAACTGAgccccaacaccatggccAGCAACAATGCGCCTTCTTTGGTTAGTGACGATGGAGAATATGACGACTCGGACGATGCTGCTTCCGACAGTAGCGATGCCATGGAGATCGAGTCGGTCTCTGATGTCGCCGAGATCAACCTTGAGGAGGACGTGGATGTTCGTGACAGTGCTCCGCGGCCCATCCAACACTGCCGCAAAATAAACAACACAGACAAACTGAAAAAAGATGAGAACAGGCATGTGACCTTTGTCAGTCCAGGTCCTGTTCCTAAAGCCAACACCAAGGGGAGGCGGAAGCAAAAAATGTAG
- a CDS encoding hypothetical protein (EggNog:ENOG503P3NT; COG:S) translates to MLTMLEQVPSPYTREEHWLNEQSLVRNGDNKRAPRRSHTHHNYCIPQPPVFTLQTIHSPPPSPGFSQDSRQSSTVTSPSEEHNRQLQLQQQSPRPVAAPRRPPLGPPRRSYSVTDKEPLPHHHRPGGRLQLMDLPPEIHYAIFDFLDPIDSTCLGLTNSNLYSIHRRLHGTVPLAVHRAGPNELEWAWHLAGQHVAAKPSLLTQKNEPGPKEGLDPEERKALICLRVRGQALCRKCVVSRCQLQTHIKDWMGEKYEYCDITQKFGPKAEEGARKKCERSSPRHSNWCARHGKKKGAAVKKQQQEATGQILGTV, encoded by the coding sequence ATGCTTACTATGCTGGAGCAGGTCCCCTCTCCCTATACCAGGGAGGAGCATTGGTTAAACGAGCAAAGCCTCGTAAGGAACGGAGACAACAAGCGTGCTCCACGAAGGTCACACACTCACCACAACTACTGCattcctcaaccaccagtCTTCACACTCCAGACCATCCactcccctccgccatcgCCCGGGTTCTCACAGGACTCTCGTCAATCCTCCACAGTAACCAGCCCGTCAGAGGAACACAACAGGCAGCTTCAGCTACAGCAACAATCGCCCCGTCCTGTCGCTGCACCCCGCCGACCTCCCCTCGGGCCCCCTCGCCGTTCCTATTCCGTCACAGATAAGGAAccgctcccccaccaccaccgccctggcGGCCGCCTCCAGCTCATGGACCTCCCCCCCGAGATCCATTACGCCATCTTTGACTTTCTCGACCCGATCGACAGCACCTGCCTTGGGTTGACCAACTCCAACCTCTACTCCATCCACCGCCGGCTCCACGGCACCGTCCCGCTGGCTGTTCACCGCGCCGGGCCCAACGAGCTAGAATGGGCTTGGCACTTGGCCGGGCAGCATGTCGCGGCCAAGCCATCACTTTTGACCCAGAAGAACGAGCCAGGGCcaaaggaggggttggatcccgaggagaggaaggcgttGATATGTCTCAGGGTCAGAGGGCAGGCACTTTGCAGGAAGTGTGTGGTGAGTAGGTGTCAGTTGCAGACGCACATCAAGGATTGGATGGGGGAGAAGTATGAGTATTGTGATATCACGCAGAAGTTTGGGccgaaggcggaggagggggccaGGAAGAAATGTGAAAGATCTAGTCCGAGGCACAGCAATTGGTGTGCTAGGcatgggaagaagaagggtgctgctgtgaagaagcagcagcaggaggcgACGGGGCAGATACTTGGGACGGTATAA
- the COQ7 gene encoding ubiquinone biosynthesis monooxygenase Coq7 (COG:Q; EggNog:ENOG503NY4E) encodes MASPRRLLRTARQLTSTKTPLLTSQFPRHVSTTPSPPSPSPSPPLPPKNLKPLTESQREMLSSFLRVNQAGELAATLIYTAQTPPILACEPHLRPLMKHMYDQEADHLRVFNSLIAKHRVRPTALYPLWSVLATGLGWSTAVMGKEAAMACTEAVETEIGGHYNTQIRELLKMVSEWEAEGYDVGEEFTELISTLRRIRDEELEHLDHAVEHDAQKAEPHWLLTGVIRAGCRGAIWVSERV; translated from the coding sequence ATGGCCTCTCCCAGACGCCTTCTCCGAACAGCCCGCCAACTCACCtcaaccaaaacccccttACTCACCTCCCAATTCCCCCGCCATGTCTCAaccacaccctccccaccatcaccatcaccatcaccacccctaCCACCCAAAAACCTCAAACCCCTGACAGAATCTCAGCGGGAAatgctctcctccttcctccgcGTCAACCAAGCCGGCGAGCTAGCCGCCACCCTCATCTACACAGCCCAAACGccccccatcctcgcctGCGAGCcccacctccgccccctGATGAAGCACATGTACGACCAAGAAGCCGACCACCTCCGCGTCTTCAACTCACTCATCGCCAAACACCGCGTCCGCCCAACAGCCCTCTACCCCCTCTGGTCCGTCCTCGCGACCGGACTAGGCTGGTCTACCGCCGTCATGGGCAAAGAAGCCGCCATGGCCTGCACCGAAGCCGTCGAAACTGAAATCGGGGGCCATTACAACACGCAGATTCGGGAGCTCCTCAAGATGGTCAGTGAgtgggaggcggaggggtaTGATGTCGGCGAGGAATTCACCGAGTTGATCAGCACGCTGAGGAGGATACGGGACGAGGAACTGGAGCATTTGGACCATGCGGTCGAGCATGACGCGCAAAAGGCGGAGCCGCACTGGCTCCTGACCGGAGTCATCAGAGCGGGGTGTAGAGGGGCTATCTGGGTTAGTGAACGGGTGTAA
- the RTF1 gene encoding RNA polymerase-associated protein rtf1 (EggNog:ENOG503NU0X; COG:K; BUSCO:EOG09264XOZ), translating to MSDAESLDDELLALAGGDEYSDSEDNEPRNKSRGDRSRTTSPAPASSKKTDATTRGVAVKRTPAKKTRRRSRSDDKSEDEGEASPPASPGSQGSASMDDSDSDSDAAPTQARGGDDDAIQYPVEGLFKSQEEKARIMGMREIEREQILAERREENERIRQNRMLRQLKVNQEKDSKKRKASAADLEDELRKPSRARTKAGEISEKMDTLRRAREERTSRREQRERDMDRRKQRSPSYTDRSRSHDDRDSDAGDWRRSSRQKSRTPEKEILPADLRDVERVRVGRSRFAEVCFYPGFERAITGCFVRINIGPDQTTRQDVYRMAIIKGFNTGRPYAMPDSSGHQMVVDLYVKVAHGDAVREWPFISCSDRNFTESEWNRYKQVCLQAGISVPTKTQLVNKISDINGLVRHKWTEQEIAEKLKRQNSLMQKFSSTERDNLTRQLEAARARGDEDAVDSLQKKLEDLSTPKLAFRTSLTSADKKRPEGKGLTQQEKLALLNAENRRRNAEEVRKAQIKERSRTIIPKKNVAAEDKTSQEGDSQKESGSNTPAANGNSNGGLLPHIAKLQEQQRATAKNGLPLVHAPLMDDDIIGALDLGIDIEID from the exons ATGTCTGACGCCGAGTcgcttgatgatgagctccttgcgcttgccggaggagatgagTACTCCGACTCCGAAGATAATGAGCCCAGAAACAAAAGCCGTGGCGACAGGTCACGCACGACATCACCAGCCCCTGCATCTTCCAAGAAGACTGATGCGACTACCAGAGGTGTAGCTGTGAAGAGGACGCCTGCAAAGAAGACGAGAAGACGTAGTAGGAGCGATGACAAGTCggaggatgaaggagagGC CTCGCCTCCCGCCTCTCCAGGCTCACAAGGCTCAGCTTCCATGGACGATtccgactccgactccgacgCCGCCCCGACCCAAGCTCGCGGTGGAGATGACGATGCCATCCAGTACCCCGTTGAGGGTCTGTTCAAGAGtcaagaggagaaggcccGCATCATGGGCATGCGTGAGATCGAGAGAGAACAGATTCTTGCTGAACGTAGAGAGGAGAATGAGCGAATTCGACAGAATAGGATGCTGCGACAGCTCAAGGTCAACCAGGAGAAGGACAgcaagaagcgcaaggcAAGCGCCGCCGACCTCGAAGATGAGCTGCGGAAGCCATCCCGTGCCCGCACCAAGGCTGGCGAGATAAGCGAGAAGATGGATACGTTGCGTCGTGCTCGCGAGGAACGCACCAGCCGcagagagcagagagagCGGGACATGGATCGCCGCAAGCAACGCTCTCCTTCCTACACAGACCGAAGCCGCAGCCACGACGACCGTGATAGCGACGCGGGCGACTGGCGCAGAAGCTCTCGACAAAAGTCTAGAACGCCCGAGAAGGAGATCCTGCCTGCTGATCTTCGCGATGTTGAGCGTGTCCGTGTTGGCCGCAGCCGCTTCGCCGAGGTTTGTTTTTACCCTGGCTTCGAGCGGGCCATCACAGGGTGCTTTGTGCGCATCAATATTGGTCCTGATCAGACTACTCGCCAAGATGTCTACCGTATGGCTATCATCAAGG GGTTCAACACCGGTAGACCTTATGCGATGCCTGACAGCTCTGGGCATCAGATGGTCGTCGATTTGTATGTTAAGGTTGCCCATGGAGATGCTGTAAGAGAGTGGCCATTCATCAGCTGCTCAGACCGAAACTTCACTGAG AGCGAGTGGAATCGCTACAAGCAAGTGTGCCTGCAGGCGGGCATCTCAGTACCCACTAAGACCCAGCTGGTCAACAAGATTAGCGACATTAACGGCCTCGTCCGTCACAAGTGGACTGAGCAGGAGAttgccgagaagctcaagcgTCAAAACAGCCTCATGCAGAAGTTCAGCAGCACTGAGCGTGACAACCTCACCCGCCAGCTCGAGGCCGCCCGTGCTCGCGGTGATGAAGACGCTGTTGACAGCCtccagaagaagctcgaggacCTCAGCACGCCGAAGCTAGCATTTAGAACGTCGCTCACTTCCGCTGACAAGAAGAGGCCCGAGGGCAAGGGTTTGACCCAGCAGGAGAAGCTTGCTCTTTTGAACGCCGAGAACCGTCGCCGCAATGCCGAGGAGGTGCGCAAGGCCCAGATCAAGGAGAGGTCCCGtaccatcatccccaagaaGAACGTCGCCGCGGAGGATAAGACTAGCCAGGAGGGTGATTCTCAAAAGGAGAGCGGCAGCAACACACCTGCTGCCAATGGTAACAGCAACGGGGGCCTCTTGCCTCACATTGCCAAGttgcaggagcagcagcgggctACGGCCAAGAACGGGTTGCCGCTGGTGCATGCGCCgttgatggatgatgatatcaTTGGGGCGCTGGATCTCGGTATCGATATTGAGATTGACTAA
- the PCT1 gene encoding choline-phosphate cytidylyltransferase (EggNog:ENOG503NV4B; COG:I; BUSCO:EOG09264I9J), whose product MSSPSSVSQSAGKRKRNNTAGAMNIQQGQVAQPESRDASAEEGDTTAPESARAASAATAGHPPSKRLRGNPDSASAPTTADAQAVDPGEPSDTTKASADIAERVTRKGTRKSVVSKEVSNGSTTSFDKPDESMAPPPIGTLTHPVGYRTNDPPTGRPVRVYADGVFDLFHLGHMRQLEQAKKAFPEVYLIVGVTGDEDTHRRKGLTVLSGKERAETVRHCKWVDEVVESCPWIVTPEFLEKHKIDYVAHDDIPYGADEGDDIYAPIKAAGKFLVTQRTEGVSTTGIITKIVRDYEKYIARQLKRGTTRQELNVSWLKKNELELKRHVQDLRDNIRSNWATTGQELSRELRQFWPSSRPQSPARYGPMANNGNDTPSSPSGPPSFTGYFSGPRSPGATTTAGERATSNVNDFVTGYTLGLIGGVRSWMTNKNRRSQSQDDGSQQVSDDESEEGESSNTKESTERRRSSGQNQQLKSGSSSSN is encoded by the exons ATGTCGTCTCCAAGCTCAGTGTCGCAGAGCGCCGGGAAGAGAAAGCGCAACAACACAGCCGGCGCCATGAACATCCAGCAAGGACAGGTTGCCCAGCCCGAGTCCCGGGACGcttcggccgaggagggcgaCACCACAGCCCCCGAATCCGCCCGAGCTGCCAGTGCGGCCACCGCCGGACACCCGCCCAGCAAACGCCTGCGTGGGAACCCGGACTCGGCCTCCGCACCGACAACAGCAGACGCCCAGGCGGTTGACCCCGGCGAGCCTAgcgacaccaccaaagcGAGCGCCGACATTGCTGAGCGTGTTACTCGCAAGGGAACCCGGAAGAGCGTTGTGTCAAAGGAGGTCAGCAATGGAAGCACCACTTCATTCGACAAGCCGGACGAGTCCAtggcccctcctccaattGGCACCCTCACCCATCCCGTGGGTTACAGAACAAACGATCCCCCCACAGGCCGGCCGGTAAGAGTATATGCTGACGGTGTCTTTGACTTGTTCCATCTCGG TCACATGCGCCAGCTTGAGCAAGCAAAGAAGGCTTTCCCCGAGGTATACTTGATTGTGGGCGTCACTGGCGATGAGGACACCCACCGACGCAAGGGTCTGACAGTTCTTTCTGGCAAGGAGCGGGCGGAGACGGTCAGACATTGCAAGTGGGTGGACGAGGTGGTCGAAAGCTGTCCTTGGATCGTCACTCCAGAGTTCCTTGAGAAGCACAAGATTGACTATGTTGCTCACGACGACATTCCATATGGCGccgatgagggtgatgacaTCTACGCCCCAATCAAGGCGGCAGGCAAGTTCTTGGTGACGCAACGAACGGAGGGTGTGAGCACCACGGGTATTATCACGAA GATCGTCCGTGATTACGAGAAATACATTGCCCGCCAACTCAAGCGTGGAACTACCCGCCAAGAGCTCAACGTCAGTTGGCTCAAGAAGAACGAGCTCGAACTGAAGCGCCATGTCCAGGATCTGCGTGACAATATCCGCAGTAACTGGGCCACGACGGGACAGGAGCTCAGCAGGGAGTTGCGTCAGTTCTGGCCGTCTAGTCGTCCTCAGAGCCCAGCAAGATACGGACCCATGGCGAACAATGGTAACGACACGCCCAGTAGCCCATCGGGTCCTCCGTCATTCACGGGGTACTTTAGCGGCCCGAGGAGTCCCGGTGCCACTACTACTGCTGGAGAACGGGCTACCAGCAATGTGAACGACTTTGTGACTGGTTATACTCTAGGTTTGATCGGTGGTGTGAGGTCTTGG ATGACCAACAAGAACCGGAGAAGTCAATCCCAGGACGATGGCAGTCAGCAAGTCAGTGACGATGAGTCTGAAGAGGGCGAGAGCAGCAATACGAAAGAGAGCACTGAGAGAAGACGGTCTTCTGGGCAGAATCAGCAACTGAAatccggcagcagcagcagcaactaA